Proteins from one Halovivax limisalsi genomic window:
- a CDS encoding 50S ribosomal protein L16, with protein sequence MSEKPASMYRDIDKPAYTRREYITGIPGSKIAQHKMGDITAEPDDYPVQISLVTDEAVQIRHGSLEASRLSANRHMIKNAGEGNYKMILRKFPHQVIRENKQATGAGADRVSDGMRQSFGKIVGTAARIDRGDRIFTIWCDVDDAGFAKEAMRRAYNKITPPCTIDVEKGEQQLIS encoded by the coding sequence ATGTCAGAGAAACCCGCCTCCATGTACCGGGACATCGACAAGCCGGCGTACACGCGACGCGAGTACATCACCGGCATCCCGGGTTCGAAGATCGCACAGCACAAGATGGGCGACATCACCGCCGAACCCGACGACTACCCCGTCCAGATCAGCCTCGTCACCGACGAGGCGGTCCAGATCCGCCACGGCAGCCTGGAGGCGTCGCGCCTCTCGGCCAACCGCCACATGATCAAGAACGCCGGCGAGGGCAACTACAAGATGATCCTCCGGAAGTTCCCCCACCAGGTCATCCGGGAGAACAAACAGGCGACCGGGGCGGGCGCGGACCGCGTCTCCGACGGGATGCGCCAGTCCTTCGGGAAGATCGTCGGCACCGCCGCCCGCATCGACCGCGGCGACCGCATCTTCACCATCTGGTGCGACGTCGACGACGCCGGCTTCGCCAAAGAAGCCATGCGCCGCGCGTACAACAAGATCACGCCGCCGTGTACGATCGACGTCGAGAAGGGCGAGCAGCAGCTCATCTCGTAG
- a CDS encoding aminopeptidase — protein MNVDPSLGAPARTAVEQCLALEATESCAIVTDDNRQAIGEALYRVASEITDDAVIVRYPPGETHGSEPPEPVAAAMAAADVVLAPTSKSLSHTRARGEANEAGARVATLPGITEAVFTTGLDADYEAIAGHCEDVLEQVDGADEIRVTGPGGTDITFEVGSRAWNADTGIVHEPGAMSNLPAGEVFVSPESADGTYVVDGTMMPHGRLEAGQTLSFTVEDGLVTEISDEDVRETVAEAAEAVGDAAYNLAELGIGTNVAVTDLVGSVLLDEKAGGTVHIAIGDDMGIGGDVEAPIHLDGIIEDATVYADGTEVTLPEPDA, from the coding sequence ATGAACGTCGATCCATCGCTGGGAGCCCCCGCGCGGACGGCGGTCGAGCAGTGTCTCGCCCTCGAGGCGACCGAGTCGTGTGCGATCGTGACCGACGATAACCGCCAGGCGATCGGCGAGGCGCTGTACCGCGTCGCGAGCGAAATCACGGACGACGCGGTGATCGTGCGCTATCCGCCGGGCGAAACCCACGGCAGCGAACCGCCGGAGCCGGTCGCGGCGGCGATGGCCGCTGCCGACGTCGTCCTCGCGCCGACGTCGAAGAGCTTGAGTCACACTCGCGCGCGTGGTGAGGCCAACGAGGCGGGCGCTCGCGTCGCGACGCTGCCGGGGATCACCGAGGCGGTGTTCACGACCGGGCTCGACGCGGATTACGAGGCGATCGCCGGCCACTGCGAGGACGTCCTCGAACAGGTCGACGGCGCGGACGAGATCCGGGTGACCGGTCCTGGCGGGACGGATATCACGTTCGAGGTGGGGTCGCGAGCGTGGAACGCCGACACGGGGATCGTCCACGAGCCGGGCGCGATGTCGAACCTTCCGGCGGGCGAGGTGTTCGTCAGCCCGGAATCGGCCGACGGGACGTACGTCGTCGACGGGACGATGATGCCTCACGGCCGGCTCGAGGCGGGCCAAACCCTGAGCTTCACGGTCGAGGACGGCCTCGTCACCGAGATTAGCGACGAGGACGTGCGCGAGACGGTCGCGGAAGCCGCCGAAGCGGTCGGCGACGCGGCGTACAACCTCGCGGAGCTCGGCATCGGGACGAACGTCGCGGTGACCGACCTGGTCGGATCGGTCCTGCTCGACGAGAAGGCGGGCGGCACGGTCCACATCGCGATCGGCGACGACATGGGCATCGGCGGCGACGTCGAGGCGCCGATCCACCTCGACGGCATCATCGAGGACGCGACCGTCTACGCCGACGGGACCGAGGTTACCCTGCCGGAACCGGACGCCTGA
- a CDS encoding protein-L-isoaspartate O-methyltransferase family protein: protein MDPAVLRADMVEGLQHESKAVLSDDTLAIAMQEVPREVFLPNSVDPYADREYDHRGTRILSPSDVARLLEALAPARDDSVLVVGAGVGYTAAVLAELVGETNVHAVEIARPLVAAARRNLSEAGYDGVLVDWRDGARGLPAYAPFDRILLEAAAVSVPDALGSQLAADGRLVYPRGAGGQRLVVETPSGPVEGEAVSFEPLLVPGEQSGALERNRTTREDEEVAARRAAARRGWERDWIEWESD from the coding sequence ATGGATCCCGCGGTGCTCCGCGCCGACATGGTCGAGGGGCTCCAGCACGAGTCGAAGGCGGTGCTGTCGGACGATACTCTCGCGATCGCGATGCAGGAGGTTCCCCGCGAAGTCTTCCTCCCGAACTCGGTCGATCCGTACGCGGATCGCGAGTACGACCACCGCGGGACGCGCATCCTCTCGCCGAGCGACGTCGCCAGGTTGCTGGAAGCGCTCGCGCCGGCGCGAGACGATTCCGTCCTCGTGGTCGGGGCCGGCGTCGGGTACACCGCCGCGGTGCTCGCGGAACTGGTCGGCGAGACGAACGTTCACGCGGTCGAGATCGCCCGGCCGCTGGTCGCCGCGGCGCGACGGAACCTCTCGGAGGCGGGCTACGACGGCGTCCTGGTCGACTGGCGCGACGGCGCTCGCGGCCTGCCGGCGTACGCCCCGTTCGACCGGATTCTGCTCGAGGCCGCGGCCGTCTCCGTTCCCGACGCGCTGGGGAGCCAGCTCGCTGCGGACGGTCGACTCGTGTACCCGCGGGGCGCTGGTGGTCAGCGGCTGGTGGTCGAGACCCCGTCCGGCCCCGTCGAGGGCGAGGCGGTCTCGTTCGAACCGCTGCTCGTTCCGGGCGAGCAGTCGGGCGCGCTCGAACGCAACCGAACGACGCGAGAGGACGAGGAAGTCGCGGCCCGGCGGGCGGCGGCGAGGCGCGGCTGGGAGCGAGACTGGATCGAGTGGGAGTCGGATTGA
- a CDS encoding HVO_0476 family zinc finger protein, giving the protein MSEIQDRLAVSCPSCSPDVETVHEVLSPGGGSVTVRCGECAHVHKTQPESTAEVTLDVVVSQGGESFAANVTTPADETVAVGDEFLLETDELLATVRVTSVELDGHRRRESAPAEDVETVWTREVDNVAVNVTIHPEDGSHDESRSTTLFVPGDYELTVGETESVDDEEFSIDAIVVRGDVDDYDRDRYEMEGDVVLAKDAKRVYAWDETSSAWSAW; this is encoded by the coding sequence ATGAGCGAGATCCAGGACCGCCTCGCCGTCTCGTGTCCGTCGTGTTCGCCGGACGTCGAGACGGTCCACGAGGTGCTGTCGCCCGGCGGCGGATCGGTGACGGTCCGCTGCGGCGAGTGCGCGCACGTCCACAAGACCCAGCCAGAGTCGACGGCGGAGGTGACCCTCGACGTCGTCGTCTCGCAGGGTGGCGAGTCGTTCGCGGCGAACGTGACGACGCCGGCCGACGAGACCGTTGCGGTCGGCGACGAGTTCCTCTTAGAGACCGACGAACTGCTCGCGACGGTTCGCGTGACGAGCGTCGAACTGGACGGGCACCGCCGGCGCGAATCGGCACCGGCCGAGGACGTCGAGACCGTCTGGACCCGCGAGGTGGACAACGTCGCCGTCAACGTCACGATCCACCCGGAGGACGGAAGCCACGACGAGAGCCGCTCGACGACGCTGTTCGTCCCCGGGGACTACGAACTGACGGTGGGCGAGACGGAGTCGGTCGACGACGAGGAATTCTCGATCGACGCGATCGTCGTCCGCGGCGACGTCGACGATTACGATCGCGACCGGTACGAGATGGAGGGCGACGTCGTCCTCGCGAAGGACGCAAAGCGCGTTTACGCCTGGGACGAGACGTCCTCGGCGTGGTCGGCCTGGTAA
- a CDS encoding ribbon-helix-helix protein, CopG family, with protein sequence MGNKNKTISFRVNEDAFESLQQIAEERDISLSAVFRDYVDTLIEHDGQVAVVPEDELGADDAEEETFPPTVEVPKSFLREHERLELETEHLREQLEEHKAYVTDLRDRLDDEEDEVLLLDDLDEDEPYQIG encoded by the coding sequence ATGGGCAACAAGAACAAGACGATCTCGTTCCGGGTCAACGAGGACGCCTTCGAGTCGCTCCAGCAGATCGCCGAGGAGCGAGATATCTCGCTCTCGGCCGTCTTCCGGGACTACGTCGACACGCTCATCGAACACGACGGCCAGGTCGCGGTGGTCCCCGAGGACGAACTCGGGGCCGACGATGCCGAGGAGGAGACCTTCCCCCCGACCGTCGAGGTGCCAAAGAGCTTCCTGCGCGAACATGAGCGCCTCGAACTCGAGACCGAACACCTTCGCGAGCAGCTCGAAGAGCACAAGGCCTACGTCACCGACCTGCGCGACCGCCTCGACGACGAGGAAGACGAAGTCCTCCTGCTCGACGACCTGGACGAGGACGAGCCCTACCAGATCGGGTAA
- a CDS encoding type II glyceraldehyde-3-phosphate dehydrogenase, with the protein MLQVAINGYGTIGKRVADAVRAQPDMAVAGVAKTRPNFEAETAVERGYPLYAAVADRAERFAEAGLEVEGPVADLVAAADVVVDATPSGIGASNKELYQEYDTPAIYQGGEDADVADVSFNARSNYADAIDAEHVRVVSCNTTGLSRLIAPLSETYGIEKVRATLVRRGGDPGQTSRGPINDILPDPVTIPSHHGPDVNTIFPDVDIDTMGLKVPATLMHTHSLNVTLESAVDAADVRDLLAEEDRLFLIPETFDIDGAGKLKEYADDVGRPRGDLWENCIWAESVSTEGRDLYCFQAIHQESDVVPENIDAIRAVTGAADAAESVARTNETMGIGL; encoded by the coding sequence ATGCTACAGGTCGCGATAAACGGGTACGGGACGATCGGCAAACGGGTCGCGGACGCCGTCCGGGCCCAGCCGGACATGGCGGTCGCGGGCGTCGCCAAGACGCGGCCGAACTTCGAGGCCGAGACGGCCGTCGAGCGCGGCTACCCGCTCTACGCCGCGGTCGCCGATCGCGCCGAGCGATTCGCCGAGGCGGGCCTCGAGGTCGAGGGCCCGGTCGCGGACCTCGTCGCGGCGGCGGACGTCGTGGTCGACGCCACGCCGAGCGGAATCGGCGCGTCGAACAAGGAGCTCTATCAGGAGTACGACACGCCGGCGATCTACCAGGGCGGCGAGGACGCCGACGTCGCCGACGTGAGCTTCAACGCCCGATCGAACTACGCGGACGCGATCGACGCCGAGCACGTCCGCGTCGTCTCGTGTAACACGACGGGCCTCTCGCGGCTCATCGCGCCGCTCTCGGAGACCTACGGCATCGAGAAGGTCCGAGCGACGCTCGTCCGCCGCGGCGGTGACCCCGGCCAGACGTCCCGCGGGCCGATCAACGACATCCTGCCGGACCCGGTGACGATCCCGTCCCACCACGGCCCCGACGTCAACACGATCTTCCCCGACGTCGACATCGACACCATGGGGCTGAAGGTGCCGGCGACGCTGATGCACACCCACAGCCTGAACGTCACCCTGGAGTCGGCCGTCGACGCCGCCGACGTCCGCGACCTGCTCGCCGAGGAGGATCGCCTCTTCCTGATCCCAGAAACGTTCGACATCGACGGCGCCGGGAAACTCAAGGAGTACGCCGACGACGTCGGCCGGCCGCGCGGCGACCTCTGGGAGAACTGCATCTGGGCGGAGTCCGTCTCGACGGAGGGTCGCGACCTCTACTGCTTCCAGGCGATCCACCAGGAATCCGACGTCGTCCCGGAGAACATCGACGCGATCCGCGCGGTCACCGGCGCCGCCGACGCCGCGGAGAGCGTCGCGCGGACGAACGAGACGATGGGGATCGGGCTCTGA
- a CDS encoding site-2 protease family protein: MWKSFRIGSLFGIPLKLDVTFLLILPVFAFLIGRQIEAAAGVFNEALGAGIEVAALTGGLTPYFWGLVAAIGLFVGVVLHELGHSLTAQRFGYPIDSITLWLLGGIASLTDMPEDWRQEFAIAIAGPIVSVLLGVGSFALFRLAPVDQAGIRFTFAYLAILNVVLAIFNLLPAFPMDGGRVLRALLARSRPYATATQQAATVGKLFAVLMGLVGLFAWSPVLIAVALFVYIAASGESQQVTMKAAFQDVTVADIMTPADRLQTVETETTVEELVQRMFQERHTAYPVLEDGLLVGIVTLTDARNVKPVERDAYTVEEILTTDLETIDPAADVMTAIERMREEGIDRLLVIEQAGGWGDDNGDLVGIISRSDVMTALDVVQQSGSVTPGGGRAAD, from the coding sequence ATGTGGAAGAGTTTCCGGATCGGCTCGCTCTTCGGGATCCCCCTCAAACTCGACGTCACGTTCCTGTTGATCCTGCCGGTCTTCGCGTTTCTCATCGGCCGCCAGATCGAGGCGGCCGCCGGCGTGTTCAACGAGGCGCTCGGAGCCGGAATCGAGGTGGCCGCGCTGACCGGCGGACTCACGCCGTACTTCTGGGGGCTGGTCGCGGCGATCGGGCTCTTCGTCGGCGTGGTGTTACACGAACTCGGCCACTCGTTGACCGCCCAGCGATTCGGCTACCCGATCGACTCGATCACGCTGTGGCTGCTCGGCGGCATCGCGTCGCTCACCGACATGCCGGAGGACTGGCGCCAGGAGTTCGCGATCGCGATCGCGGGACCGATCGTCTCCGTCCTCCTCGGCGTCGGTTCGTTCGCCCTCTTTCGGCTCGCGCCGGTCGATCAGGCGGGGATTCGGTTTACGTTCGCGTACCTCGCGATACTGAACGTCGTGCTCGCGATCTTCAACCTGCTCCCCGCGTTTCCGATGGACGGCGGCCGCGTCCTGCGGGCGTTGCTCGCCCGATCCCGGCCGTACGCGACGGCGACCCAGCAGGCGGCGACCGTGGGGAAGCTCTTCGCGGTCCTCATGGGACTGGTCGGGCTGTTCGCCTGGAGTCCGGTGTTGATCGCCGTCGCGCTGTTCGTCTACATCGCCGCGTCCGGCGAGTCCCAGCAGGTGACCATGAAAGCGGCCTTCCAGGACGTCACCGTCGCGGACATCATGACGCCGGCCGACCGCCTCCAGACGGTGGAGACCGAGACGACGGTCGAAGAACTCGTCCAGCGGATGTTCCAGGAGCGCCACACCGCCTACCCCGTGCTCGAGGACGGACTGCTCGTGGGGATCGTGACGCTCACCGACGCGCGCAACGTGAAACCGGTCGAGCGCGACGCCTACACCGTCGAGGAGATCCTGACGACCGATCTGGAGACGATCGATCCGGCGGCCGACGTGATGACCGCGATCGAGCGCATGCGCGAGGAGGGGATCGACCGCCTGCTGGTCATCGAGCAGGCCGGCGGGTGGGGCGACGACAACGGCGACCTCGTCGGGATCATCTCGCGTTCGGACGTCATGACGGCGCTGGACGTCGTCCAGCAGAGCGGGTCCGTGACGCCTGGCGGGGGACGCGCCGCCGACTGA
- a CDS encoding Hsp20/alpha crystallin family protein yields the protein MRRDDRDEPFDDLFREIERMMNDMMKGANVEFDSSTTTVENGFGADTHVDIHDTDDEIRVVADLPGVEKDHIELECDGKTMTISARSDRREYDERVSLPRRVNEHTASATYNNGVLEVVFEPAEQSSGISLE from the coding sequence ATGAGACGAGACGACCGCGACGAACCCTTCGACGATCTCTTTCGCGAAATCGAACGGATGATGAACGACATGATGAAGGGTGCGAACGTCGAGTTCGACTCCTCGACGACGACGGTCGAAAACGGCTTCGGCGCCGACACCCACGTCGACATTCACGACACCGACGACGAGATCCGCGTCGTCGCGGACCTGCCCGGCGTCGAGAAAGACCACATCGAACTCGAGTGCGACGGCAAGACGATGACGATCTCCGCCCGTTCGGACCGCCGCGAGTACGACGAGCGCGTCTCGTTGCCGCGACGCGTCAACGAACACACCGCGAGCGCGACCTACAACAACGGCGTTCTGGAGGTCGTCTTCGAACCCGCAGAGCAGAGTTCGGGCATCAGCCTCGAGTGA
- a CDS encoding ATP-grasp domain-containing protein: protein MTRLALATEPEYDRLEAPLRERGITPVHVPTEERTVQLDTASDADVDVGFVYPQRLPEGGVADALLDVPWVNDRETLLRSRYKAETLARLNSAGVPTPKTISVSNPLTTESLASVFDRFDGPVVVKPDYATRGEGVVKVDDYDSLSGVVDYLDLLHTNPAVEDRTYLVQEYLPGAADYRAMVLDGAYAGGVERRLPADSDGDRWKYNVHRGAEAVGAELPAAWHEIAERAADAIGSPYLGVDLLATDDRVVVTETNVRPTIDAAEKYEPDFFDRLVDVIRSTAD, encoded by the coding sequence ATGACCCGCCTCGCACTCGCGACCGAACCGGAGTACGATCGCCTGGAAGCGCCGCTGCGGGAACGCGGAATCACGCCGGTACACGTGCCGACCGAGGAGCGGACAGTCCAGCTCGACACTGCGAGCGACGCGGACGTCGACGTCGGATTCGTCTATCCACAGCGCCTCCCCGAGGGCGGCGTCGCGGACGCACTCCTCGACGTACCGTGGGTCAACGACCGAGAGACGCTCCTTCGCTCGCGGTACAAGGCGGAGACGCTGGCTCGCCTGAACAGCGCCGGCGTTCCGACGCCGAAGACGATCTCGGTCTCGAACCCGTTGACGACGGAGTCGCTGGCGTCCGTGTTCGACCGATTCGACGGCCCGGTCGTCGTCAAACCGGATTACGCGACCCGCGGCGAGGGGGTCGTCAAGGTCGACGACTACGATTCCCTCTCGGGCGTCGTCGACTATCTCGATCTCCTCCACACGAATCCGGCCGTCGAGGACCGCACCTACCTCGTCCAGGAGTATCTCCCGGGCGCGGCGGATTACCGCGCGATGGTCCTCGACGGCGCGTACGCGGGCGGCGTCGAGCGGCGACTCCCGGCCGATTCGGACGGAGATCGGTGGAAGTACAACGTCCACCGCGGCGCGGAGGCGGTGGGCGCCGAGCTGCCAGCGGCGTGGCACGAGATCGCGGAGCGGGCTGCCGACGCCATCGGGAGCCCCTACCTCGGCGTCGATCTCCTCGCGACCGACGACCGGGTCGTCGTCACCGAGACGAACGTGCGCCCGACGATCGACGCCGCCGAAAAGTACGAACCGGACTTTTTCGACCGACTCGTCGACGTGATCCGGTCGACGGCGGACTAG
- a CDS encoding bacterio-opsin activator domain-containing protein — translation MSQAIDVLLVDNEPSFATLAAEMLVRADESLDVTTETSPSAALEAVRDDPVECVVSDYDMPQMNGLELLEAVREADENLPFVLFTGKGSEEIASEAIAAGVTGYVQKKAGAEQYELLANQIGNAVAQYRAETELRESEKRYERTLTGLHETTRDLMRAETKAEIYRAAIDTADDILGVPIVATYRFEPAAHELEHAAATVATAESLDPDRSYARGESAAWEAFSAGEMVHVPDVAAEGDSAADRRRRSEVIVPLGSHGILVAGSEARDGFDETTIELIQILAANTEAALDRAEREQLLREHDRRLTQQNEELTRLNQTNELVREITRGVAQATTRTEIETTVCDRLVGGDGYLGAWIAPAEDPSAIAARSGIDATYAERIEADGASAPEIDLVERTIADERVEVVRNVHDEPAWDGRRSTALTHGFQTVVAVPLLARDRCYGAIVVHAVAPDAVTDREKEVLAELGETIGHAIRSAERTQAMLTDERVELDLDCTDEHVLFNQLSSAIDRPLSLEGIVERDGDRLVCFVRVETGSDGDVPDVAATVPGVERCSVVSDGDDSLLLDVTVRTTPLLEALREFDTRLLDATADGTTCSLTVQLPHGVDARALVEAVRETFPSLELAARRETSRGRQSAPSDNGLESALTGKQLEALESAHYSGFFEWPRESTGEDLAETLGVSAPTLHYHLRAAQRKLVELAFDGGSK, via the coding sequence ATGTCCCAAGCCATCGACGTCCTGCTCGTCGACAACGAGCCCAGTTTCGCCACGCTCGCCGCCGAGATGCTCGTCCGCGCCGACGAGTCCCTCGACGTCACGACGGAGACCAGTCCGTCTGCCGCCCTCGAGGCCGTCCGCGACGACCCGGTCGAGTGCGTCGTCTCCGACTACGACATGCCCCAGATGAACGGGCTCGAGTTGCTCGAAGCCGTTCGCGAGGCCGACGAGAACCTCCCGTTCGTCCTCTTTACGGGGAAGGGATCGGAGGAGATCGCGAGCGAGGCGATCGCCGCGGGCGTGACCGGCTACGTCCAGAAGAAGGCCGGCGCGGAGCAGTACGAACTGCTGGCGAACCAGATCGGCAACGCCGTCGCGCAGTACCGCGCCGAGACGGAGCTACGCGAGAGCGAGAAGCGCTACGAGCGGACGCTGACGGGGCTGCACGAGACCACGCGCGACCTGATGCGCGCCGAGACCAAAGCCGAGATCTACCGCGCGGCGATCGACACGGCCGACGACATCCTCGGCGTGCCGATCGTCGCGACCTACCGGTTCGAACCGGCGGCACACGAACTCGAACACGCCGCCGCGACGGTCGCGACGGCGGAGTCGCTCGATCCCGACCGCAGCTACGCCCGGGGCGAGAGCGCGGCCTGGGAGGCGTTCTCCGCGGGCGAGATGGTCCACGTTCCCGACGTGGCGGCCGAGGGCGATTCGGCGGCGGATCGACGCCGGCGGAGCGAGGTGATCGTCCCCCTCGGCTCGCACGGCATCCTCGTCGCCGGCAGCGAGGCGCGCGACGGCTTCGACGAGACGACGATCGAACTCATCCAGATTCTGGCGGCCAACACCGAAGCGGCCCTCGACCGCGCCGAGCGCGAACAGCTCCTTCGAGAACACGATCGACGGCTCACCCAGCAGAACGAGGAGTTGACCCGGCTCAACCAGACGAACGAGCTCGTCAGGGAGATCACCAGAGGCGTCGCCCAGGCGACGACGCGCACGGAGATCGAGACCACCGTCTGCGACCGACTGGTCGGGGGCGACGGCTACCTCGGGGCCTGGATCGCGCCGGCGGAGGATCCCTCGGCGATCGCCGCACGAAGCGGCATCGACGCGACCTACGCCGAACGGATCGAAGCCGACGGCGCGTCGGCCCCGGAGATCGATCTCGTCGAGCGGACGATCGCCGACGAGCGCGTCGAGGTCGTCCGGAACGTCCACGACGAACCCGCCTGGGACGGGCGGCGGTCGACCGCGCTCACGCACGGCTTTCAGACGGTCGTGGCCGTCCCGCTGCTCGCGCGCGATCGGTGCTACGGCGCCATCGTCGTCCACGCGGTCGCGCCGGACGCGGTGACGGACCGCGAGAAGGAGGTGCTCGCGGAGCTGGGCGAGACGATCGGCCACGCGATCCGGAGCGCGGAGCGAACGCAGGCGATGCTCACCGACGAACGGGTCGAGCTCGACCTCGACTGCACCGACGAGCACGTGCTGTTCAACCAGCTCTCGAGCGCGATCGATCGGCCGCTCTCGCTCGAGGGGATCGTCGAGCGCGACGGGGATCGGCTCGTCTGCTTCGTCCGCGTCGAGACCGGTTCGGACGGCGACGTTCCCGACGTCGCAGCGACGGTACCCGGCGTCGAGCGCTGCTCCGTCGTCTCGGACGGCGACGACTCCCTCCTCCTCGACGTGACGGTCCGGACGACCCCGCTGCTCGAAGCGCTGCGCGAGTTCGATACGCGCCTGCTCGACGCGACCGCCGACGGGACGACCTGTTCGCTCACGGTGCAGCTCCCCCACGGTGTCGACGCCCGGGCGCTCGTCGAGGCCGTCCGCGAGACGTTCCCATCGCTCGAGCTCGCCGCCCGTCGGGAGACGAGCCGGGGCCGACAGTCCGCTCCCTCCGACAACGGGCTCGAGTCTGCGCTGACGGGGAAACAGCTCGAAGCGCTCGAGTCGGCCCACTACAGCGGCTTCTTCGAGTGGCCACGCGAGAGTACCGGCGAGGACCTCGCGGAGACCCTCGGCGTGTCCGCGCCCACGCTCCACTACCACCTCCGAGCGGCCCAGCGAAAACTCGTCGAACTGGCGTTCGACGGCGGTTCTAAGTAA
- a CDS encoding protein-L-isoaspartate(D-aspartate) O-methyltransferase: MSEDADTDDFEMADGALDDYAEARRALRETLSSRIDDERVLDAVEAVPRHAFVPPERRDRAYRDRPLPIADDQTISAPHMVAIMCDRLGLDRGDRVLEIGTGCGYHAAVTAELVGAENVFSVEYSDELAERARERLAGLGYGAVSVRVGDGREGWPANAPYDAAYATCAFESAPEAVLEQVRPRGTLLAPIGRSRQVLVRLDVAPSGEVERSEHGAVRFVQVRG, from the coding sequence ATGAGCGAGGACGCAGACACCGACGATTTCGAGATGGCGGACGGAGCGCTCGACGACTACGCCGAGGCGCGACGGGCGCTTCGCGAGACCCTTTCGAGTCGCATCGACGACGAACGGGTCCTCGACGCCGTGGAGGCGGTGCCGCGACACGCGTTCGTCCCGCCGGAGCGGCGCGACCGCGCCTATCGCGATCGACCGCTCCCGATCGCCGACGACCAGACGATCAGCGCGCCGCACATGGTGGCGATCATGTGCGACCGGCTCGGACTCGACCGGGGCGATCGCGTCCTCGAAATCGGCACCGGCTGCGGGTACCACGCGGCCGTGACGGCCGAACTCGTCGGCGCGGAGAACGTCTTTTCGGTCGAGTACAGCGACGAACTGGCCGAGCGGGCGCGCGAGCGCCTCGCGGGACTCGGGTACGGGGCGGTCTCGGTTCGGGTCGGCGACGGTCGCGAGGGCTGGCCCGCGAACGCGCCCTACGACGCGGCCTACGCCACGTGTGCGTTCGAGTCTGCGCCGGAGGCCGTCCTCGAGCAGGTGCGACCGAGAGGGACGCTCCTGGCGCCGATCGGTCGCTCGCGGCAGGTGCTCGTGCGACTCGACGTGGCGCCGTCCGGCGAGGTCGAGCGCAGCGAACACGGGGCCGTTCGATTCGTCCAGGTCCGGGGGTGA
- a CDS encoding DUF5814 domain-containing protein, with product MAITEKIYLKNHRQLCSQLETNVPKSAFAGATLDLVFQGEGLEKVDDATRDRLLDFASDFLDCDCQDNPYCGCPERKFVRYLLDLRAQGLGPSAIVDVMSDDYMVYAYEGDVLSFLDSGVRTLEAAEGLADVDGRAEKRDEIRRAKQDLAR from the coding sequence GTGGCCATCACCGAGAAGATCTACCTCAAGAATCACCGGCAACTTTGTTCGCAGCTCGAGACGAACGTCCCGAAGAGCGCGTTCGCCGGCGCGACGCTCGACCTGGTGTTCCAGGGGGAGGGCCTCGAGAAAGTCGACGACGCGACCAGAGACCGGTTGCTCGACTTCGCGAGCGACTTCCTCGATTGCGACTGTCAGGACAATCCTTACTGCGGCTGCCCGGAGCGGAAGTTCGTGCGCTACCTGCTCGATCTCCGGGCGCAGGGGCTCGGCCCGTCGGCCATCGTCGACGTCATGAGCGACGACTACATGGTTTACGCCTACGAGGGCGACGTCCTCTCTTTCCTCGATAGCGGTGTTCGCACGCTCGAAGCGGCCGAAGGACTGGCTGACGTCGACGGGCGCGCCGAGAAGCGCGACGAGATCCGGCGAGCGAAGCAGGATCTCGCCCGGTAG
- a CDS encoding HNH endonuclease yields MYCAECVETVDWREVTPATGADHHRWNGGKLELECTVCAEPVERYPSNVSGEAVLCSEVCRRTWLSESFTGEGHPNWKGGGNEPYGEGWAATRRAALERDDYRCVRCGTDRAELGRNPDVHHIVPVRHFIEATDFEKTDAHALENVLTLCPPCHRKADFGHFDPAHLRSLVGSDPPERLPPTPADPA; encoded by the coding sequence TTGTACTGCGCCGAGTGCGTAGAGACGGTCGATTGGCGCGAGGTCACCCCCGCAACTGGTGCGGACCACCATCGCTGGAACGGCGGCAAACTCGAACTCGAGTGTACCGTCTGTGCCGAGCCGGTCGAGCGCTATCCGAGCAACGTATCGGGCGAGGCGGTTCTCTGTAGCGAGGTCTGTCGACGGACCTGGCTCTCCGAGTCCTTCACCGGCGAGGGCCACCCGAACTGGAAGGGCGGCGGCAACGAACCCTACGGGGAAGGCTGGGCGGCGACGCGGCGGGCCGCCCTCGAACGCGACGACTATCGATGCGTCCGCTGTGGCACCGACCGGGCGGAACTCGGTCGGAACCCCGACGTTCACCACATCGTCCCCGTTCGTCACTTTATCGAGGCGACCGACTTCGAGAAGACCGACGCCCACGCGCTCGAGAACGTCCTCACGCTCTGTCCGCCCTGTCACCGGAAAGCCGATTTCGGCCACTTCGATCCCGCCCACCTCCGCTCGCTGGTCGGAAGCGACCCACCCGAACGGCTCCCACCGACGCCGGCAGACCCGGCGTGA